The segment AATGCCACAATAGAGCAGGCGCAGCACACTATCGGAAGGCGCCGCTTGCCGCAAGCGCTCAAGTTCTTCCAATATCTCCAGGCTGGCCTGAACAGCCACATCTGCCTGATCCGGCTCAAAATAGGCCAACACACTGTCGCCAATGAATTTGGTAACCTCGCCCCCTTGCCGGCTAAGTACCTGCGTACAAATCTCAAAATATTGATTTACCAGTTTGCTGAGATCCTCCACCGGCAACTTTTCACTCATTAATGAAAAAGAGAAGATATCGCTCAACAGAACAATCTTCTCTACTTTCCGGGGCTGAACATGTAAGGGATTGAGCCCTGCATTGATCATACGAAGCACGGCTGATTGGGTGTATTTTTCGATAACCCCGTGGGATTCCACCAGGCTGTTGAGCAAAATCCGAACCGGGCGGATGAGCGCATTCGCGGAATGATCCAGATTGATGGTAGTCATTGACCATTCAGGAAAATGCCGATCTTCAATATCCGGCTCGGTTTTAAGACAAACAATATCAGTATGCCGCGGGTCAGCCAAAATTTTCTCATACAACTCAGCCAGGGTTTCATCCTCCCCTTCGATGATCTGGAAGAAAAGCTCCCCAAAATAAATCAGGACGCCCGTAATATTTTTCTGTTGGTTATTTCGACCGGAAATAGCCCCGATTTCCTCCAACTCGGCATCCGGCAAAGGAGCGGCCAGGCGGCTCATATAGGTTATCCGTTTCATGGCAAATAATCTGTTGTTTGATTTGTGGCGGACAAACACAAGGTCAAAACTGCAAAGGAAAAATGCAACTGCTTCGCTAAACGATTGCCTGGTCTCAAATCATCGTTTTTAATTAGCCCTCTGTTCTCATTTTCACTCTTCATCTTTCTCCTGATTATGGTCTTCGCTTTTATGCTGATTTTTTTTGGGTCAAAGATAGTTTTTAATCGAAATTCAACGCGGCCGGTAGTTTTATCTCTGAATCGGAGGTAACAGGTTTTAATTCAAATCATTTTCATTTTGCACACTCAGGAAAAGTGATCAAAGTTTCTTCGTTCATCAACACAAAATAGGCGCTGCCAGGCTGTAGGTTTGTCAGGGTAAAAATTTCATAATCGGGCCAGTAAAGTTCATTGCCGGCAATTTGTTTGACCATCACGAGTCCTGAACCTGCAAAGAGTTCCTCAATTTCCACCGGGCACTCCGAAAGCACCGGAATCAGGTTCCAGCCCGGTTGAAGCGTGAGGGTTTTGTCAATAGCCGAAAAGCCGGAAAAATGCAACTGACCCGGGTTGGTTGTTTTGATAAAATATCCCTTCTTGTAATCCCAGTTTCCTATTGAGTTCTGGCCGGTTGCAGGATAATAGACGCCGTTTTGAGTCTGCAAAATGATCAGGTCGTTGCCCAGTTGTGTGAAAAGGGTATCGAGATTGTTATACACCGGGTTGATGTTACTTGAAATCCCCGACCAGTTGGCTGAAAGCTGAATGGTTTGGCTGGCGCAAACAATCCCTGAGTCGGGAATGGAGAGTTCGGACAGATAGCCCGAAATATTTGAGCCGTCGGGGTTATCGGCGCTACGGACGGCGTAGTAATACCATTTCTCTGATTCAATATTTACATCATCAAAAGTATTGCCCTGGAACCAACCTGGGGAAAGAGGCAATGAATTGGATAAATCCGGGCTTTCCGACCTATAAACCTTGTAATAGTGATTTTCATTCGCCTGCCAGGACAAAGTTATTTTCTCTCCCGAACACTTCGAAGCTGCAAAATTCGCAGGCGCATCCAGCAGGTAGCTGAAACCATAATCGGAGAGGATGATTTCGTCCTGTATTGTTGGGTTTTGAGCGGTCAGCCACAGGTTGATCCTGAGGTTTTCTTTTCCCGGTTCCGGCAGATAATTCCCGGTATAAACCCACTTCTTGATTAATGATGAGTCGGGATTGAGGCTGACAAAAACCACTGAATCCCTGTACCAACTGAAGGAGTGAATTGTGCCGAAATTGGTTCCGGCATTGTAGCGCAGCAGGTTCCCGGCCGGCTCCCAGGGCTGTATCACAAACTGGGCATTGGTGGGGTCACCGGCATTGCCCCAACGGGAAAACTCAAAGTCAATCTCGCGGTAGTAGCTGTTTGGGTTTTGCGACAATGGGCTGACATCGTCCCAGGTAAAAAAACCAAAAACGGTTTTCGGATCAAGTACATTGGGATTGCTGTTGTATACAAAATGGTATTTTCCGTAACCCAACGCAGTGTCGGCAATGATTTCGGAGCTGTAATACGCCCCATTTTGTTTGGTGATTTTCAGATGCAACTGGTTGTTGGCATCAATCCAGACATTTTGGGCGCCGGCAGAAAATAAATTGTTACCCGGACCAACCGGATTGTTATCAAAAGTTTCTTTTACCACCCAGTTATACCTGCTGTCTGGCCAGGTGATCCGGCGGCTGCCGTGCGGTCGGGCGACAACATCATAAGGCAAACCGAACAGGAAACCCGGAAGATTTCCACCGCCGACAAAGGGCGGATTGGGGGTGCCATTTTGCCAGAGACAAACAAAAAAACGTGTGCAATAGTGATCGTTTCCACCCGAGATAAACTGTATGGAAAACGTCCCATCTGGGTTTACCGGTGTCAACGGGTTTGCTGTCGAAGGCTTTGGCCCCCACCAGCCGCCGGCCTCCTGGACAAATACATAACAAACAATAAAGTAATTACCGGGATTGGTCACATCTGTTTTACCATGAAGCAGCCCTTGTTGACTAAATTCAGGAAATGAGCTAATTTCGATAGTTTGTGCGGATAAAATCGGCTGAAAGGCAATCACCAAAAGTATCGCTGTGATAAAATTTCTTGTCATTCATTTAAACTTAAACGGTTTGATCTTTTTAAAAATCAGGCTCTTGACAATAATGAGTACCTGAAAATGAGGTATAAAACCACACCACAATAGGCACAATAGGGCACATTAGTATCCCTTTTGTAATTAGTCTCTGCCAGAAAACTATTAAAGTTGAAAATCATTTTTTACCCCAACCCTCCCGAAGTCTCGGGATAAACTCCGGGAGCAATGATTTTCAACGATTTACTCCCTTTTCCCGAAGGGATCCCTATGGGAAGGGCGGGGTAAATAAATCGTTGAAAATCAAATTTATGGAGTTTTCTGGCAGATACTAATTATTTTCTATTGTGTCTAATGTATTGATTAATAAACAGAAACAAAAAAAATGGAGCATGCACCTGGCAGGCGCACACTCCATCACTTATTCAAAAATCCAATGATTATTCAATCACAATCTTCTTCACAAGCGTATTTACTGCGTTCGAGAGGCGGACGAAGTAAATCCCTTTAGCCTGATCGGTAAGATTGATCGTTGCGGTTCCGTTCATTTTAGCTGAATACACCTGTTGTCCCTGAATGTTGGTAACCATCACGTCATAGTTGCCTTCGATATCGGTTGCCAGGGTAAAGACTCCTGTTCCCGGGTTTGGATAAACGGCAAATGAAGCGGTTTGAACTTCATTAATTCCGGTTGCACCCATCTTGAATCCGGTAATGACAGAAAGGCCGTTTTCGGCAAAGGTTCCATCACAGTTGGCAAGGCTTTGATCAAATATGGGAGTAACAGCCATTTCAGTTCCATTTCTGAAAATCCTGAACGACATCTGCTCATTTTGCATCAGACCATCTTTTGCTTCGGTTGTGATGTCATTGCCATAAACCACCAGGGGCAATACTTGTCCTTCGCCTTTGTATTGAGCCAAACCGACACAGGTTCCGAAAGCATCAAATACGCCGACAAAATCACCGGAAAGAAGTTGTGTAGCATTTACCGAAATGATGTGCTGCATGCCGGTTGATCTGGCGTCATTCCAGGTAGTTATGTTGATCGTTTTAGACAATGTTGGATGAACTGCCGATTTTGGCGGCACAGTTCCGAAGTCGAGTGTAGCAGGTTGGGCAAATTTTGTCAGGTAAGCAAAACCAGGATAAAGCGTTTCGAGTGCGGACGGAACTCCGGGAACAATACCGCCATAAGGCCAGTAAATCAGAGCGTTGGTGATGTCGAACATAAAGTCAACAGCAGCGCCGAGCGGCACAACCACGTCGTTGACGCTGGCAGGTCCTTCGCTCAGAACAGGCACAAAATGGGTTCCTGGTTCAAAGCTAACCGTTCTGTCGGTAAGTTCAGCGCCGGTAAATTCAAAATTAACACCTGAGGAGAATTTCACTTTGTATCCTTTATAGGTATCCCATTCGCCAATGGTGTTGATGTTTTGTGATGGCCAGAAAATCCCGGTGTTTGAAAGCAGGATAACCATATCATCGATGATTGGTGCAAAGAGATCTTCCAAAGCTACTCTTTCTTCAGGGATTACATTGCTCGAAATGCCATGCCAGCCTGCGGTGTAGTCGGGGCAGATGTCGCAACTGTTCCAGCAAACAGCCGTCAGAACAACATCAGCATCAACCGTCAGCACGCGGTTGGTGTAAGGGCCAGTTGTCATCGTACATGGTTCGCCGGGCATAAATTCTTCCTGAATGGCCCAGTTGTCCATGGTAAATTTATATTCATACATGCCATCCATCAACGAGAGGGTGGTTTCATAAACTCCGTCCATATCCGGGTCGGTCATTTGGTTGCAGTCGCCGCACCATCCATTAAAGTTTCCACTGACATAAACATTTGAATAATTTCCGCTGAAATAAGCCAAATCAACCCTGAAGGTGACATTTTTTGGTTGGGGTTCTTCGCCGCAGGCATAGCAACTGTTCCAGCAAACCAATGGCAGAGCGGTGCTCCCGGTCACTGTGAGGGCTCTGTTGTGGTATCCACCTGATGTAATCACACAAGGCTCACCTCCCTGAAACTCTTCCTGAACGTTCCAGTTGTCAAGGGTAAATTTATATTCATAATTTCCATTTTCCAATAAAAGCTCGGCTTCATAAACATCATCCATATCAGGGTCAAGCAGTTGATTGGCATCGCCCGACCAGCCGTTGAAGGAGCCACTGACATAAACATTGGTGAACTCTCCGGCATATTCCGACATGTCGACCCGGAAGGTGATTGCAGCAGGACCGGCAGGCTCACAAACTGCTTCAAACGGCACGGTGATGTCGCCCTGACTTAACATCCAGTTCCCTTCAAAAGAAACTTTGCTCCATAAGACGTTCAGTGTAACATCGGAGGGAGGAGTACCTACCCATGACAATGTCCGGCTGATTTTTCCCGGAACAGAAGTATTTTCGCCCGAAACAGCGGCGCCGCTTCCACCGGTTACGATTAACAAATCTACCGGATCGGCATTTGCAGATGAAACCTCTACAAGCATAGATGAAGCATCC is part of the Bacteroidales bacterium genome and harbors:
- a CDS encoding BLUF domain-containing protein, which codes for MKRITYMSRLAAPLPDAELEEIGAISGRNNQQKNITGVLIYFGELFFQIIEGEDETLAELYEKILADPRHTDIVCLKTEPDIEDRHFPEWSMTTINLDHSANALIRPVRILLNSLVESHGVIEKYTQSAVLRMINAGLNPLHVQPRKVEKIVLLSDIFSFSLMSEKLPVEDLSKLVNQYFEICTQVLSRQGGEVTKFIGDSVLAYFEPDQADVAVQASLEILEELERLRQAAPSDSVLRLLYCGI
- a CDS encoding T9SS type A sorting domain-containing protein, with amino-acid sequence MKNVLLALMMLFALHTFAQSTHTIDFEPGGTGADWTWNVGENADNPPLEFTANPDNSGLNTSATAAKFTVRQFGNPWALCLTSGDGEFTFDATNSIVKIMVYKPNISNVGMKFEGLSGAIEIQVPNTLINQWEEITFDFSGKIGSTYSLIVIIPDFDFTARPGDRIIYFDNIQVPDGFLAPPPPEPTTAPLIPPHAQENVLSIYSDAYANLPGTNFNPNWSQVTQVTVDYVAAGNNTLRYMNLNYQGTQFGSNQDVSGYEYIHVDFWTPNSTLLRFFVISPGAETFYTLPITAETWVSVDIPLTHFVPPVNLADVFQFKVDGNGTVFFDNWYFWKNPSNTLADATLSDLQVDGTTVPGFAPNIFSYDVELPFGTTEVPVVTATTTNPAASHVVNPAAALPGTTEVVVTAEDEETMQTYAVNFTVAGPVPTSAYCETLVYHFGITAELPSAVFLTITNLDASSMLVEVSSANADPVDLLIVTGGSGAAVSGENTSVPGKISRTLSWVGTPPSDVTLNVLWSKVSFEGNWMLSQGDITVPFEAVCEPAGPAAITFRVDMSEYAGEFTNVYVSGSFNGWSGDANQLLDPDMDDVYEAELLLENGNYEYKFTLDNWNVQEEFQGGEPCVITSGGYHNRALTVTGSTALPLVCWNSCYACGEEPQPKNVTFRVDLAYFSGNYSNVYVSGNFNGWCGDCNQMTDPDMDGVYETTLSLMDGMYEYKFTMDNWAIQEEFMPGEPCTMTTGPYTNRVLTVDADVVLTAVCWNSCDICPDYTAGWHGISSNVIPEERVALEDLFAPIIDDMVILLSNTGIFWPSQNINTIGEWDTYKGYKVKFSSGVNFEFTGAELTDRTVSFEPGTHFVPVLSEGPASVNDVVVPLGAAVDFMFDITNALIYWPYGGIVPGVPSALETLYPGFAYLTKFAQPATLDFGTVPPKSAVHPTLSKTINITTWNDARSTGMQHIISVNATQLLSGDFVGVFDAFGTCVGLAQYKGEGQVLPLVVYGNDITTEAKDGLMQNEQMSFRIFRNGTEMAVTPIFDQSLANCDGTFAENGLSVITGFKMGATGINEVQTASFAVYPNPGTGVFTLATDIEGNYDVMVTNIQGQQVYSAKMNGTATINLTDQAKGIYFVRLSNAVNTLVKKIVIE